The segment CATGACTATTAACCCCGACTTGCAGGGCCGCAGCTACCCTGCCGCAGAGGTGTACGACGTCGGCCGCGAAAAGATCCGGGAGTTCGCCCGGGCCGTGAAGGCAACCCACCCGGCCCATTTCGACGTCGATGCCGCCAAGGCCCTTGGCCACGGCGATCTCGTCGCCCCACCCACCTTCGCCATCATCGTTGCCCAAAGGGCGGATGCCCGGCTGATTGAGGATCCCGATTCAGGGATTGATTTCAGCCGCGTCGTACACGCCGAGCAGCGTTTCACGCACCACCGCGCCATCGTTGCCGGGGACCAGCTGCGCGCCGAACTGCATGTCGACGGCGTCCGGGCCATGGGCGGCGGGGCCATGATCACCACGCGTTCGGAAATCTTCGCGGTCCGCCAGGACAACCAGCGCGAAAGGGTCGCCACCACCACCTCGTCCATCCTGGTCCGCGGAGAGGGACAGTAACCATGAGCTTGAAACTTGAAGAACTCACCGTCGGGCAGGAAATCGGAAGCAGCAGCATCGAGGTCACCCGCCAGGACCTTGTCAGGTACGCGGGCGCATCGGGCGACTTCAACCCGATCCACTGGAACGAAGCCTTCGCCACCGGCGTCGAACTTCCCGGAGTGATCGCCCACGGTATGTTCACGATGGGCGCCGCCGTGCAACTGGTGAGTGACTGGGCTGGCGACCCTGCCGCCGTCGTCGACTACCAGACGCGCTTCACCAAACCGGTGCTGGTTGCCGACACCACCGGTACCGGCGAGCCTGGTGCCGTGATCGAGGTTGCCGGCGTGGTGGGAGCGCTCGACGCCGAAGCACGCACCGCGCGTATCGACCTGACCGTCACCTGTGCCGGCCAGAAGGTCCTCATGAAGTCCCAAGCCGTTGTGAAGCTGGCTTGAACCGGCGGCAACAGCCAGCACCTCGCGCCACCGCGGCGGACCTGTCGCGGTGGCGCAATGCTGTGGTGACCGCTTACGGCGCCAGCGGCCTGGCCTTCGCTTCCTGGGTGTCGCGGTTGCCCGCGATCCGCAGCGAGCTGAACCTGACGCCCGGCACGGTTGGCCTCCTACTGATGTGCATGACCGTTGCCTCGTTCCTCTCGGTGTCCGCATCCGGGGTGATCGTCATCCGGCTGGGATCACGCCTGACCACGCGGATCGGCGGTGCCATGGTGGGCCTCGGCCTGGCCGTTGCAGGTTTTGGCACGTCCGTGCTAGCAAATCCAGTGGTCGTGGCAATCGGATTCATGGTGATCGGCCTTGGCACGGCCAGCTGGAACACAGCGTCCAATGTCGAGGGAGCATCGCTGGAACGCGCCCTCGAGCGGCACATCATGCCCCGCCTCCACGGATCCTTCAGCCTTGGCACCGTTGCGGGCGCAGGACTCGGTGCTTGGGCAGCTTCCGCGGGACTGCCGGTTTTCTGGCATTTCGCCGCGGCCGGCATCGTGGTCGCGGGTTCGGTGGTGACTGCGGCAGCTTGGTTCCGCGCGGACTCAACGCCAGTAGCACCAGCAAAGACTCTCAAACCCGCAAAGACGGACACCTTCGACGGTCCTTCAACCGGCCCTTTGCCTATTATCGAGCCAGGTGAACTGACACCGGCTGAACCGCTGGACAGCAAGCGCATGGTTGCCCGGGCATGGCGCGAACGCCGTACCCTCATGCTCGGGCTGCTGGTCTTGGGGCTGGCCCTGGCAGAAGGCGCAGCGGGGGACTGGGTGGCCTTGGCGTTGGCCGACGGCCACGGTCAATCCGATGCCGCCGGAGCTGTGGGGTATGGAATCTTCGTGACGTTCATGACGGTGGGCCGTTTTGCCGGGACCGTGGTTCTGGACCGCTTCGGCCGTGTTCCCGTGATGCGTTGGTGTTCCGCTACGGCTGTGGTCGGCCTGGCACTCTTTGTCTTCGCGCCTGTGCCCTGGCTGGCCTTTGTTGCCCTCGCGATTTGGGGGCTTGGTGCCTCGTTGGGTTTCCCGGTGGGCATGTCCGCCGCTGCGGACGACCCCGCGCATGCTGCGGCCCGGGTTTCGGTGGTCGCCACAATCGGGTACGGGGCTTTCCTTTGCGGACCGCCCCTGTTGGGTTTGTTGGCGGAGCGCTTCGGCATCCTCCACTCCTTGCTCGCCGTCCTGATCCTGCTCCTCGCGAGCTTTTTCCTGGCACCTGTCTCGCGGAAGCGCGCTCCGGAGTCCGTGGCAGCAGGCAATCCCCGCTAGGCTTGATTGGTGACCCAGACGATGCTCTCCGAACTGACCACGGCCGCCGTGGGTGGCCCTGCCGGCACCTTTGTGGAGGCCCGCACCGAGGCGGAAATCATCGACGCCGTCCGTTCGGCGGATGCCGCGGGCGAGAAGTTGCTCATCATCGGTGGAGGTTCCAATCTGCTGATTTCCGACGCCGGATACCCGGGCACCGTACTCAAGATCGCTTCGCAGGGATTCGCCGTCAACTCCGAAGACAGCTGCGGCGGCGTCTCGGTAGCGGTCCAAGCTGGGCACAACTGGGATGCCTTCGTCGAGCATTCCGTACTGCACGCATGGTCCGGGCTGGAGGCGCTCTCGGGGATCCCGGGAGCCACGGGTGCCACTCCGGTACAGAACGTGGGCGCGTACGGTGCCGACGTCTCCCAGACCATCGCGGCCGTCCGTACGTGGGACCGCGAACGTAACGCCGTGCAGACCTTCACCAACTCCGAGCTCACGTTCGGCTACCGGGATTCCATCCTCAAGCAGACCACGGTCGAGGGCTCGCCCCGCTACGTGGTGTTGACGATTGAGTTCCAGTTGCCGCTCGGACGCATGAGCGCGCCTATCCGCTATGCAGAGCTTGCCCGGTCATTGGGAGTCGAGACGGGGAAGCGTGCGTATTCCAACGATGTCCGGCGTGAAGTCCTGCGGCTCCGCGCTTCCAAGGGCATGGTCCTGGACGCTACGGACAGGGATACGTACTCGACGGGTTCATTCTTCACCAACCCGATTGTTCCGGCCGCTGCGGCTGCGTCCTTGCCGGAGGAGGCGCCGCAGTACCCGGCCGGGAGCGATGGCCTGGTCAAGCTTTCTGCGGCGTGGCTGATCGATCAGGCGGGATTCGGCAAAGGCTTCGGACTCGATCCCGCGAGCGTGTCAGGCGGCCGTGCCTCGCTGTCCACCAAACACACCTTGGCCATCACCAATAGGGGAGGAGCCCGCGCGGAGGACATCGTGGCGATCGCGCGCGAGGTGCGCCGCGGCGTCGTCGAGCGCTTCGGCATTGAACTGCACCCGGAACCTGTGCTGATCGGCGTTTCGCTCTAGGGAAGCTATGGCGCGCTTCAGCGCTTTCCGGTGGGAAGGACTTTGTTGAGCAGCAGGAACGTTAGTCCGCAGCTTGATGCCCCCAGCAGGAAGATCTGGCTGAATGCGATGCTCTGCGGGGACGGACCGCTCGGCGAAATCCAGCCTGCGGCGGCGAAGCCCATGACCCCGAGGAGCATGACGACGGCGGCGAGCAGGAAGCTGCGCACCTGATCCGAGGCGCCTGTCTGGAACACCGATTCAGGATCGTCCATCTGCAGGTGGGACGACGGCTGGCATGCAGCCGCAAGGCCAAGCAAGATCGCGGCTGCGCCGGTGGCGCCCAGTCCCACCTCTTGGACGGTCTGCATCGACGGTGACAATCGCACTCCCGCGCCGACTGCGATTGCCAAGCCACAGACAAGCCCGACGGCGGCGGCGCACCAACCAGCGGCTGCTAACCGCCGGCTAAGCGGCCGCAGCAGCGGACCCAACTCACCGAACAGCATTCCCTTAGCGTAGGAGCACCTGCTGGAAGGCCCCTGTGAGCGGGATGGGAGTTCCGCTTGCTTGGCATTGAGGACCAAAGCTGTCCGCTTTGCCGTCCTATGATGGGGCCATGGGAGCCTCGGCAAAGATCCGTGTAACGCCCAAAGTCATGGGCAGACTGCGCCTTGCCAGCCAGGGATTGCTCGGCGGCTTCAACAGCGTGGAGGAATGCGTGTCCGCGATGGGCGCCATGCAGGCTCAAGACCTTGCATCGGCGTTCTGGGCGGTAGGGCAGCGTGTCTCTGGTGCTGGCCTCTCGAAGGTGTTGGAAGCCTTGGAGAACGGGACGGTGGTCCGGTCATGGCCCATGCGAGGCACGTTGCACCTGGTTCCACCGCAAGACCTGCGTTGGATCCTGGCTATCACCACGGATCGGTCCATGCGTTCTGTTGCCACACGGCACCGGGAGCTCGGCATCGGTGAGGCGGACATTGCCACGTGCCGGGACCTTGCCCTTGAGCGTGTGGCCGGTAGCCCCGGAATGACCCGCGAGGAACTTTTCAAGATCTTCGAAGCCGCCGGCCAAACCACCTCGGCCCAGCGGGGCATCCATTTGCTGTGGATTCTGTGCCAGAACGCCTGGCTGGTCCAGGGACCCCCGGCGGGCGCCGCGGGCAAGGCACTTGGACAACAGCTGTTCGTGTCCTTCGACGAATGGATTCCGGAATCCAAGGTGCTGGACCGTGGGGAGGGGATTGCCGAATTCCTGCTCAGGTATCTACGCAGCCACGGCCCGGCAACGCTCAGCGACTTCGCGTGGTGGACGCAGATCCCCAAGGCCGAGGTCCGGGCGGCCCACGAGGCCATTCGCGGCCAACTCGTTGAGCTCGTCTTCCGGGGAACGTCCTATTGGCTTTCGCCCGCAACAGCGGCCCTGCTTGACGACGGCGTGCCGGGCTCCCGCACGGTCCTCGCTTTGCCGGGATTCGACGAATTCCTCCTGGGGTATACGGACCGCAGCCTCGTCCTCCCCGCCGAGCATTTCCAGAAGGTCGTTCCAGGCGGCAACGGTGTCTTCAAGCGGATGATTGTGTCAGGCGGACAAGTGGTGGGCACGTGGTCCCGCAGCGGCACGGGGTCCGGCGGGACGGGCAGGGGCCCCGGCGTCGAGCTCGAACCGTTCACCCCGGAAGGCCTGGCCCCGGCCGCCCGGCGGTCTTTCGAGCTGCAGGCGGCGAAGTACTTGAGATTCATGGCGAGTTGACGGGACCCCAAACGTCTCTGGCCCGCCGCCCAGTCGAGGGCGGCGGGCCAGCAGATGCTGCGCAGGACGCCTAGAGGGTACCGGTAGCGATCTTCAACATGCGACGAAGTGGCTCGGCCGCGCCCCAGAGGAGCTGGTCGCCCACGGTGAAGGCGCTGATGTATTCCGGGCCCATCTCGAGCTTGCGGATGCGGCCCACGGGGATTTCCAAAGTGCCGGAGGCGGCCACCGGCGTGAGGTCCGACATGGAGGCTTCCTTGGTATTGGGCACCACCTTGGCCCACTCGTTGTCAGCGTCCAGGAGCTTCTCGATTTCGGCGACGGACAGGTCCTCGCGCAGCTTGAGCGTCAGTGCCTGGGAGTGGGAGCGCATAGCCCCGATGCGGACGCAGAGACCGTCCATGATCACATGGTCTTTGCCCGGCTTGCCGTTGCCGGTGCCGAGGATCTTGTTGGTTTCCACCCCGGCTTTCCACTCTTCCTTGGATTGGCCGTTGCCGAGGTCGGCGTCGATCCAGGGGATCAGGGAACCGGCCAGCGGTACGCCGAACTGGGTGGCGTCGACGCCGGAGCGCTGCGTTGCCAGGACCTTGCGGT is part of the Arthrobacter methylotrophus genome and harbors:
- a CDS encoding FAS1-like dehydratase domain-containing protein, which translates into the protein MTINPDLQGRSYPAAEVYDVGREKIREFARAVKATHPAHFDVDAAKALGHGDLVAPPTFAIIVAQRADARLIEDPDSGIDFSRVVHAEQRFTHHRAIVAGDQLRAELHVDGVRAMGGGAMITTRSEIFAVRQDNQRERVATTTSSILVRGEGQ
- a CDS encoding MaoC family dehydratase, with amino-acid sequence MSLKLEELTVGQEIGSSSIEVTRQDLVRYAGASGDFNPIHWNEAFATGVELPGVIAHGMFTMGAAVQLVSDWAGDPAAVVDYQTRFTKPVLVADTTGTGEPGAVIEVAGVVGALDAEARTARIDLTVTCAGQKVLMKSQAVVKLA
- a CDS encoding MFS transporter; the encoded protein is MNRRQQPAPRATAADLSRWRNAVVTAYGASGLAFASWVSRLPAIRSELNLTPGTVGLLLMCMTVASFLSVSASGVIVIRLGSRLTTRIGGAMVGLGLAVAGFGTSVLANPVVVAIGFMVIGLGTASWNTASNVEGASLERALERHIMPRLHGSFSLGTVAGAGLGAWAASAGLPVFWHFAAAGIVVAGSVVTAAAWFRADSTPVAPAKTLKPAKTDTFDGPSTGPLPIIEPGELTPAEPLDSKRMVARAWRERRTLMLGLLVLGLALAEGAAGDWVALALADGHGQSDAAGAVGYGIFVTFMTVGRFAGTVVLDRFGRVPVMRWCSATAVVGLALFVFAPVPWLAFVALAIWGLGASLGFPVGMSAAADDPAHAAARVSVVATIGYGAFLCGPPLLGLLAERFGILHSLLAVLILLLASFFLAPVSRKRAPESVAAGNPR
- a CDS encoding UDP-N-acetylmuramate dehydrogenase, encoding MTQTMLSELTTAAVGGPAGTFVEARTEAEIIDAVRSADAAGEKLLIIGGGSNLLISDAGYPGTVLKIASQGFAVNSEDSCGGVSVAVQAGHNWDAFVEHSVLHAWSGLEALSGIPGATGATPVQNVGAYGADVSQTIAAVRTWDRERNAVQTFTNSELTFGYRDSILKQTTVEGSPRYVVLTIEFQLPLGRMSAPIRYAELARSLGVETGKRAYSNDVRREVLRLRASKGMVLDATDRDTYSTGSFFTNPIVPAAAAASLPEEAPQYPAGSDGLVKLSAAWLIDQAGFGKGFGLDPASVSGGRASLSTKHTLAITNRGGARAEDIVAIAREVRRGVVERFGIELHPEPVLIGVSL
- a CDS encoding winged helix DNA-binding domain-containing protein encodes the protein MGASAKIRVTPKVMGRLRLASQGLLGGFNSVEECVSAMGAMQAQDLASAFWAVGQRVSGAGLSKVLEALENGTVVRSWPMRGTLHLVPPQDLRWILAITTDRSMRSVATRHRELGIGEADIATCRDLALERVAGSPGMTREELFKIFEAAGQTTSAQRGIHLLWILCQNAWLVQGPPAGAAGKALGQQLFVSFDEWIPESKVLDRGEGIAEFLLRYLRSHGPATLSDFAWWTQIPKAEVRAAHEAIRGQLVELVFRGTSYWLSPATAALLDDGVPGSRTVLALPGFDEFLLGYTDRSLVLPAEHFQKVVPGGNGVFKRMIVSGGQVVGTWSRSGTGSGGTGRGPGVELEPFTPEGLAPAARRSFELQAAKYLRFMAS